The following are encoded in a window of Gossypium raimondii isolate GPD5lz chromosome 13, ASM2569854v1, whole genome shotgun sequence genomic DNA:
- the LOC105782478 gene encoding LOW QUALITY PROTEIN: 110 kDa U5 small nuclear ribonucleoprotein component CLO (The sequence of the model RefSeq protein was modified relative to this genomic sequence to represent the inferred CDS: substituted 1 base at 1 genomic stop codon), translating to MDDNLYDEFGNYIGPDIESDQGSEGEEEEDEDLPDRHVQEEGQQSDGEAPDGVSNGWITAANDVDMDNQIVLAEDKKYYPTAEEVYGEDVETLVMDEDEQPLEQPIIKPVKNIKFEVGVKDSSTYVSTQFLIGLMSNPGLIRNVALIGHLXHGKTVFMDMLVEQTHHINTFDQNSEKHMRYTYTRIDEQERRISIKAIPMSLVLKDSNGKSYLCNIMDTPGHVNFSDEMTAALRLADGAVLIVDAAEGVMVNTERAIRHAIQDRIPIVVVINKVDRLITELKLPPKDAYHKLRHTLEVINNHISAASTTAGNVPVIDPAAGNVCFASASAGWSFTLQSFAKLYVKLHGIPFDAEKFASCLWGDIYYHPDTRAFKRKPPAGGGERSFVEFVLEPLYKIYSQVIGEHRKSVESTLAELGVTLSNAAYKLNVRPLLRMACSTVFGSASGFTDLLVQHIPSPKDAAAKKVDHTYTGPKHSMIYKAMVECDPSGPLMVNVTKLYPKSDCSVFDAFGRVYSGRIQTGQSLRVLGEGYSPDDEEDMTLKEVTKLWIYQARYRIPISSAPPGSWVLIEGVDASIMKTPTLCNMDLDEDVYIFRPLQFNTLPVVKTATEPLNPSELPKMVEGLRKISKSYPLAITKLEESGEHTILGTGELYLDSIMKDLRELSSEVEVKVADPVVSFCETVVESSSMKCFAETPNKKNKITMIAEPLERGLAEDIENGVVSVDWSRKQLGDFFKTKYDWDLLAARSIWAFGPDKQGPNILLDDTLPTEVDKGLLGSVRDSIVQGFQWGAREGPLCDEPIRNVKFKIVDARIASEPLHRGSGQIIPTARRVAYSAFLMATPRLMEPVYYVEIQTPIDCVSAIYTVLSCRRGHVTADVPQPGTPAYIVKAFLPVIESFGFETDLRYHTQGQAFCLSVFNHWAIVPGDPLDKSIILRPLEPAPIQHLAREFMVKTRRRKGMSEDVSINKFFDEAMVVELALQAADLHQQMI from the exons ATGGATGATAACTTGTATGATGAATTTGGTAACTATATTGGACCTGATATCGAGTCAGACCAAGGGAGTGAAGgtgaggaagaagaagatgaagaccTTCCTGACAGGCATGTCCAAGAGGAGGGACAACAATCTGATGGGGAGGCTCCAGATGGGGTGTCTAATGGATGGATTACAGCTGCTAATGATGTTGATATGGATAATCAGATTGTTCTTGCTGAGGACAAGAAGTATTACCCAACTGCGGAAGAGGTTTATGGTGAGGATGTTGAGACCTTGGTTATGGATGAAGATGAGCAGCCTCTTGAGCAACCTATTATCAAGCCTGTTAAGAATATCAAGTTTGAGGTCGGAGTTAAGGATTCTTCGACTTATGTGTCGACCCAGTTTCTTATTGGTTTGATGTCAAACCCGGGTTTGATCCGCAATGTTGCCCTCATTGGACACTTGTAGCATGGGAAGACGGTGTTTATGGACATGTTGGTTGAGCAAACCCACCATATCAACACGTTTGATCAAAATAGTGAGAAGCACATGAGATACACTTATACAAGAATTGATGAGCAAGAAAGAAGGATATCTATTAAGGCAATCCCGATGTCACTTGTTCTTAAGGACAGTAATGGGAAATCCTATCTCTGTAATATCATGGACACTCCTGGTCATGTGAATTTTTCTGATGAAATGACTGCTGCTCTTAGGCTTGCTGACGGTGCCGTGTTGATTGTTGATGCAGCTGAAGGAGTGATG GTAAATACTGAGAGGGCTATACGCCATGCAATACAGGACCGCATACCTATTGTAGTTGTTATAAACA AAGTTGACCGGCTGATAACAGAACTTAAGTTGCCCCCCAAGGATGCTTATCATAAACTAAGGCATACCCTGGAAGTAATTAATAACCATATATCTGCAGCCTCTACAACCGCTGGTAATGTTCCAGTTATTGATCCTGCTGCTGGAAATGTTTGTTTTGCTAGTGCAAGTGCAGGATGGTCCTTCACTTTGCAGTCATTTGCAAAATTATATGTCAAACTACATGGAATTCCATTTGATGCTGAGAAGTTTGCATCTTGTCTTTGGGGTGATATTTATTATCATCCTGATACCAGGGCTTTTAAAAGGAAACCCCCTGCTGGCGGAGGAGAACGatcatttgttgaatttgtgcTTGAACCCCTTTATAAGATATATAGCCAAGTGATTGGTGAACATAGGAAGAGTGTAGAGTCGACTCTCGCAGAGTTGGGTGTCACTCTTAGCAATGCTGCTTACAAGTTAAATGTTAGGCCTTTGCTAAGGATGGCTTGCAGCACAGTTTTTGGTTCAGCCTCAGGCTTCACTGATTTGCTGGTTCAACACATACCATCTCCAAAGGATGCTGCAGCTAAGAAGGTCGATCACACTTACACAGGACCTAAACATTCTATGATTTACAAGGCCATGGTAGAATGTGATCCATCTGGTCCCCTTATGGTCAATGTGACCAAACTATATCCCAAGTCCGATTGTAGTGTTTTCGATGCTTTTGGTAGGGTTTACAGTGGTAGAATTCAAACTGGGCAGTCTTTGAGAGTACTGGGAGAAGGCTATTCACCAGATGACGAGGAGGACATGACATTAAAAGAAGTAACCAAATTATGGATCTACCAAGCTCGATACAGAATACCTATAAGCAGTGCTCCTCCTGGTTCTTGGGTTCTTATTGAAGGTGTTGATGCTTCAATTATGAAAACTCCCACCCTCTGTAATATGGATCTTGATGAAGATGTATACATTTTCCGGCCGTTACAGTTTAATACTCTTCCTGTTGTAAAAACAGCTACTGAGCCTTTAAATCCTAGTGAGTTGCCCAAAATGGTGGAGGGGCTTCGGAAGATCAGCAAAAGCTATCCTCTAGCAATTACTAAACTTGAGGAATCTGGTGAGCACACTATATTAGGTACTGGAGAGTTGTACTTGGACTCAATTATGAAGGACCTTAGGGAGCTTTCTTCAGAGGTGGAAGTTAAG GTGGCAGATCCTGTTGTTTCATTCTGTGAAACAGTGGTGGAGTCTTCATCCATGAAATGCTTTGCTGAAACACCCAACAAGAAGAATAAAATAACCATG ATTGCAGAGCCATTGGAGAGAGGTCTTGCAGAGGACATTGAGAATGGTGTTGTAAGTGTTGACTGGAGTCGGAAGCAACTTGGTGACTTCTTCAAGACAAAATATGACTGGGATTTGCTTGCTGCACGTTCCATCTGGGCATTTGGCCCTGATAAGCAG GGACCTAACATTTTATTAGATGATACACTCCCTACTGAGGTTGACAAGGGATTGTTGGGATCTGTCAGGGATTCTATTGTCCAAGG ATTTCAGTGGGGTGCTCGAGAAGGACCTCTCTGTGATGAACCTATTAGAAATGTGAAGTTCAAAATAGTTGATGCAAGGATTGCATCTGAACCATTGCATCGAGGATCTGGACAGATCATCCCCACAGCTCGACGTGTGGCCTATTCAGCTTTCCTTATGGCGACCCCACGGCTTATGGAACCTGTATATTATGTGGAG ATACAAACACCAATCGACTGTGTCTCTGCTATCTACACGGTGTTGTCTTGTAGGCGTGGTCATGTTACAGCTGATGTGCCACAGCCAGGAACCCCGGCCTATATTGTGAAG GCATTTTTACCTGTGATAGAGTCATTCGGATTTGAGACAGACCTGAGGTACCACACACAAGGTCAAGCCTTTTGTCTCTCAGTATTCAACCACTGGGCCATAGTTCCTGGAGACCCTTTGGACAAGAGCATTATTTTGCGACCTCTTGAACCCGCACCAATACAGCACCTTGCTCGGGAGTTCATGGTAAAGACAAGGCGTAGAAAG GGAATGAGTGAAGATGTGAGCATCAACAAGTTCTTCGACGAGGCTATGGTGGTGGAGCTAGCTCTGCAGGCTGCCGATCTTCATCAGCAGATGATATAA
- the LOC105782479 gene encoding caffeic acid 3-O-methyltransferase isoform X2 translates to MMSSQQSTTKEEEDCLRAIQYATSTVLPFALKAAVDLDLFEIIAKSGPGSMVSAAEIVSKLPAKNSKAPEIIDRILRFLTAHSVLDCKLVTDEDGNTTRVYGIASIGRYFAQNEDGISLVPMLHLTMDRHMMECWNFLKEATLEGGLSFVRGFGVDIFEMAAKDRNLANTFNHSMSNHTAIVMNKVLQIYKGFEGLTQVVDVGGGWGTNLKLIISKYPRIKGINFDLPFVVKDAPNIPGVEHVGGDMFNKVPNAEVIFMKWILHDWGDKECLKLLRNCYEAISECGKVIVVESVLPELPTPNIVTATTLSFDVGMLHLLPGGKERTFKEFETLFVQAGFAAFKPICRVYNYWVIELLKNVNNSPQ, encoded by the exons ATGATGAGTTCACAACAAAGTACAACAAAGGAAGAGGAAGATTGCTTACGGGCAATTCAATACGCTACTTCAACAGTGCTTCCTTTTGCTTTGAAAGCCGCCGTTGATCTTGATTTATTCGAGATTATAGCGAAATCGGGTCCAGGTTCCATGGTTTCTGCTGCTGAGATTGTCTCCAAACTTCCAGCTAAGAACTCTAAGGCTCCCGAAATCATCGATCGTATACTTCGATTTCTGACGGCCCATTCGGTCTTGGATTGCAAGCTTGTTACTGATGAAGACGGAAACACGACGAGAGTATATGGTATTGCTTCTATCGGCAGATACTTTGCTCAAAATGAAGATGGAATTTCCTTAGTTCCAATGCTGCATTTGACTATGGATAGACATATGATGGAGTGTTG GAACTTCTTGAAAGAAGCAACATTGGAAGGTGGGTTGTCATTTGTGAGGGGATTTGGAGTGGACATTTTCGAGATGGCTGCAAAAGATAGAAATTTAGCCAATACTTTCAACCACTCAATGTCCAACCACACTGCCATAGTCATGAATAAAGTCCTACAAATCTACAAGGGTTTTGAAGGATTAACCCAAGTGGTTGATGTGGGAGGAGGATGGGGCACAAATCTTAAGCTCATTATTTCAAAGTACCCTCGAATTAAGGGCATTAACTTTGACTTGCCCTTTGTTGTTAAAGATGCACCCAATATTCCAG GTGTGGAGCATGTAGGAGGAGATATGTTCAACAAAGTTCCTAATGCAGAAGTTATTTTTATGAAG TGGATACTTCACGATTGGGGAGACAAAGAATgcttgaaattgctaagaaattgTTATGAAGCAATATCAGAGTGTGGAAAAGTGATAGTAGTGGAATCAGTATTGCCAGAACTGCCCACGCCTAATATTGTCACAGCCACAACACTCAGTTTTGATGTGGGAATGCTTCATTTGCTCCCTGGTGGAAAGGAAAGAACATTCAAAGAGTTTGAGACATTGTTTGTTCAAGCTGGTTTCGCTGCTTTCAAACCTATTTGTCGTGTTTACAATTATTGGGTCATTGAATTGTTGAAAAATGTGAACAATTCACCACAATAG
- the LOC105782479 gene encoding caffeic acid 3-O-methyltransferase isoform X1 produces MPDSRTLRVPYILLQNYGKLKVRMMSSQQSTTKEEEDCLRAIQYATSTVLPFALKAAVDLDLFEIIAKSGPGSMVSAAEIVSKLPAKNSKAPEIIDRILRFLTAHSVLDCKLVTDEDGNTTRVYGIASIGRYFAQNEDGISLVPMLHLTMDRHMMECWNFLKEATLEGGLSFVRGFGVDIFEMAAKDRNLANTFNHSMSNHTAIVMNKVLQIYKGFEGLTQVVDVGGGWGTNLKLIISKYPRIKGINFDLPFVVKDAPNIPGVEHVGGDMFNKVPNAEVIFMKWILHDWGDKECLKLLRNCYEAISECGKVIVVESVLPELPTPNIVTATTLSFDVGMLHLLPGGKERTFKEFETLFVQAGFAAFKPICRVYNYWVIELLKNVNNSPQ; encoded by the exons AATTACGGGAAACTAAAAGTCAGGATGATGAGTTCACAACAAAGTACAACAAAGGAAGAGGAAGATTGCTTACGGGCAATTCAATACGCTACTTCAACAGTGCTTCCTTTTGCTTTGAAAGCCGCCGTTGATCTTGATTTATTCGAGATTATAGCGAAATCGGGTCCAGGTTCCATGGTTTCTGCTGCTGAGATTGTCTCCAAACTTCCAGCTAAGAACTCTAAGGCTCCCGAAATCATCGATCGTATACTTCGATTTCTGACGGCCCATTCGGTCTTGGATTGCAAGCTTGTTACTGATGAAGACGGAAACACGACGAGAGTATATGGTATTGCTTCTATCGGCAGATACTTTGCTCAAAATGAAGATGGAATTTCCTTAGTTCCAATGCTGCATTTGACTATGGATAGACATATGATGGAGTGTTG GAACTTCTTGAAAGAAGCAACATTGGAAGGTGGGTTGTCATTTGTGAGGGGATTTGGAGTGGACATTTTCGAGATGGCTGCAAAAGATAGAAATTTAGCCAATACTTTCAACCACTCAATGTCCAACCACACTGCCATAGTCATGAATAAAGTCCTACAAATCTACAAGGGTTTTGAAGGATTAACCCAAGTGGTTGATGTGGGAGGAGGATGGGGCACAAATCTTAAGCTCATTATTTCAAAGTACCCTCGAATTAAGGGCATTAACTTTGACTTGCCCTTTGTTGTTAAAGATGCACCCAATATTCCAG GTGTGGAGCATGTAGGAGGAGATATGTTCAACAAAGTTCCTAATGCAGAAGTTATTTTTATGAAG TGGATACTTCACGATTGGGGAGACAAAGAATgcttgaaattgctaagaaattgTTATGAAGCAATATCAGAGTGTGGAAAAGTGATAGTAGTGGAATCAGTATTGCCAGAACTGCCCACGCCTAATATTGTCACAGCCACAACACTCAGTTTTGATGTGGGAATGCTTCATTTGCTCCCTGGTGGAAAGGAAAGAACATTCAAAGAGTTTGAGACATTGTTTGTTCAAGCTGGTTTCGCTGCTTTCAAACCTATTTGTCGTGTTTACAATTATTGGGTCATTGAATTGTTGAAAAATGTGAACAATTCACCACAATAG